The nucleotide window AAGAGGTTTATTTTATTCTGCCCTCACTAGAATCAGTTTGTAAAGGGAAGGATACCTGTGCAGGATTAGTTCAAGATCAGAGCCTTATCCTCACACCTGCGTGCACAAGTGTGCACgcgtgtatgtgcacacacacacacgcacagacagTAAATACATTTTCCCACACATAATCTTATAGTCACATGCTTGCTGGAGTCCATCTCACAAATACACATCAACAGTTAGCCATATACATGTACATGCAGCAAGATGTGAGTTGCCCCAAAGTGATTAAAGGTGGTGCACATATGTCTATGTGGGGAGGTCATTTTAGGGTATAGGTGTACACAAGCCAGTAAGACCATTAACTTGCAgattatatttttccctttccctcaagataaataaatcaaatgaaaaacacacactGACATCTTCCTGGGTGTCATGGAGGCAACTGCCTGGAAGGTCCACTTTTTGCACTTCTGCTTTCCTATGACAACTTCATTTTGCCCTGAGGGGCCTTCTCATATAAGGAGGGCTGCTCCTCCGCATTCCCGGCATTCCCCGCTTGCCCCGGCAGTGGCAAGGGCTTCTTCTCAGAAGACCGGTCTTCAGGCTTGCGAGCAATCAGCAGGCGGCAGGTGAGCAGGATTCCAAACACCAGAGCATGGGCGTAGCGTTTGAGAGGATCACCGACTAGCTGATGGAAGAAGAGCACAGCCAACACCAGCAAGAGTAGGAAGAAGTTGGCCACATCTTTGGGACGCCCAGGCACAAGGGTCATGACAATGCCACAGGCCACCTCAAGAGCACCAATGCTTTTGCGGAGGAGAATGGAATTGATCCCCATTTTCTTCAGCAGAGGGAGGGCTCGGACATAGCTCTTGTAAGCACGTTTCTAGAGTGAAATACCACAAGGAATGCCACATTAACGTTGATTTTAACGTTAGAATGAAGAACACACAAGCAAGGGCTTCCTTCTGTCCCCACCAggttcccccccctttttttttactgtggctCCTAAATAAAAGCCTTGtaatgaagataagaaaaaaataagtgatctTCTGAGATCCCTGTGGTTTAAACCTTAGTaacagcagggcacctgggtggctcagttagttgagggTCCaaaacttgatttcagctcaggttatgatctcagggccatgggactggactctgccctcagcatagagtctgcatgtccctctccctctgctcctccccccactcgcactcgctttctctctctaaaataaatgttaaaataaataaataaataaaacttagtaACAACACCAAAGAGAATTTGGCTTTATagttaaaaattatgttctgATTATAAATCATAAACAACACTAAAAgcatttataagaaaatttattGGGCCCATAAAATCTGTTACAGATTAGCCACATTCACATTTTCTAGTGCCTGCCTCGTTCAAACCCAGATGCATACGAACaccaacaaaaatgaaacaaggcaaGGTGCAGTATGATAAAGCCTCACTAATTTGGACTTCCCAAATTTGGAATCTGTGATAATTCGAAAAAAGCTAGGCAGGAGTTTACACTTGCAGA belongs to Lutra lutra chromosome X, mLutLut1.2, whole genome shotgun sequence and includes:
- the TMEM35A gene encoding novel acetylcholine receptor chaperone, which produces MASPRTVTVVALSVALGLFFVFMGTIKLTPRLSKDAYTEMKRAYKSYVRALPLLKKMGINSILLRKSIGALEVACGIVMTLVPGRPKDVANFFLLLLVLAVLFFHQLVGDPLKRYAHALVFGILLTCRLLIARKPEDRSSEKKPLPLPGQAGNAGNAEEQPSLYEKAPQGKMKLS